One part of the Humulus lupulus chromosome 9, drHumLupu1.1, whole genome shotgun sequence genome encodes these proteins:
- the LOC133799851 gene encoding uncharacterized protein LOC133799851 has protein sequence MAKFELEKFDGTNDFSLWRESLKGILVHQKVAKVLGDQKLLAEKKLEQIAEMEEMAYYTIIMYLSNGVRRKLTSEKTAKDENIDKFNEIIVGLSNIEHKVEEESQAIILLRSLPIAYQEVIAAIKYGRDVIALEDVLGALKSKEFALQLEKETKRDETYFV, from the exons ATGGCAAAGTTTGAACTAGAAAAATTCGATGGCACCAATGATTTTTCCTTATGGAGAGAGAGTTTAAAAGGTATCTTAGTGCATCAAAAGGTGGCTAAAGTGCTCGGAGATCAAAAGCTTTTGGCAGAGAAGAAACTAGAACAAATCGCTGAAATGGAGGAGATGGCTTATTACACAATCATCATGTATCTTTCCAATGGAGTAAGAAGGAAATTAACCTCAGAAAAGACTGCAAAGG ATGAAAATATTGATAAATTTAATGAGATTATTGTTGGTTTGTCTAATATTGAACATAAGGTAGAAGAAGAAAGTCAAGCAATTATCTTGCTCAGATCATTACCAATTGCCTATCAAGAAGTCATAGCAGCAATAAAGTATGGCAGAGATGTGATTGCTTTGGAGGATGTTCTTGGAGCTTTAAAGTCGAAGGAGTTTGCGTTACAACTTGAGAAAGAAACCAAGAGAGATGAGACTTACTTTGTTTAA